In the genome of Cytophagales bacterium, the window CATTGCTGGAAAAAGTACAAAATGCCATTGACCAGGTTGCAGAAGAAAACGGGTATACCTACATCTTTAACTCCGATGCCAATTTTGGTTCAGTCCCTATCTTACTCCATTTTCCCAAAACCGGCAATATTTCCGATCTGGTCTTTAAAAAACTTGGGGTTACTCCGCCTGCTTCCGGAGGTAAATAAGGAAATAGGGAAATAAGGAAATAAGGGTTGGCTATCATCGGATGACTCTCTGGGTTGTGCGTTGGGGTCATCCGATGAATTTGCTGGCAAACAAATAAGGGAATAGGGAAATAAGGGAAATAGTAACTAAATTCTTAAATCTTGACACTTTTTGGCAGAATATTTTTATACATTCTGAAACAAGTCCACAGTCGCCAGTGTTGCTGACTGCCGATTGCCGACTGTTGACTGTTGACTGTTGATTAATAACTTGTTTGGTTCTGGCTGCGCCAGCTTAGGGATATATCCTTTATTTCCTTATTCCTTTATTTCCTTTATACCCTTCTTCATTACCTTCTTCCCATTCTTCCATAAATCCCCCTTTCAAAAATTTTTTCTGCATTGTAAGAATGACCACCACCGCTACAAATATTGAAGCATCTGCTATGTTAAAGATGGGCCATAGCGAAAGATGAAAATCACCGTAAAAGGGTATCCATACCCAGCCCTCCCATATATCTACGTAAAACATATCAATCACCTGGCCGTGAAACCAGCGAATAGGGGCATTATAGGGTGCGTTATCTAAGAAAACCCCGTAAAAAGTACTATCAATAACATTTCCAACAGCGCCACCAAGTATCAAAGCCCCACACCAGAGTAAACCGGGGTGTACTTGCCTTTTTGCTAATTTTAAAAGGTAGATGGCTATTGCTATCATT includes:
- a CDS encoding lipoprotein signal peptidase; this translates as MKYYKYYILSFGIIILDQVVKLLIHFNMDLGPAGTIPIFGDWFKLLYTLNPGMAFGLEVGTNYGKLFLTLFRLVAMIAIAIYLLKLAKRQVHPGLLWCGALILGGAVGNVIDSTFYGVFLDNAPYNAPIRWFHGQVIDMFYVDIWEGWVWIPFYGDFHLSLWPIFNIADASIFVAVVVILTMQKKFLKGGFMEEWEEGNEEGYKGNKGIRK